A stretch of the Flavobacterium aquiphilum genome encodes the following:
- a CDS encoding helix-turn-helix domain-containing protein: MKSKSIDEFYQEISGGNDQDSSGLLPKDIQKEIGHFNVFNIKELYERLQEKSFMPYDRRAYYKISLIRGKNRVEYADRTIDIEKQALLFATPKIPYNYLPLDTQQSGHFCVFTGEFLTKDKSGIDLDRLPIFQTDGYPVFQLTEEEAFAIDLIFKKIHQEINSDYVYKYDLIRNYVSELIHFGQKLQPVTALYSKHNSAARVSSLFLQLLERQFPIESPRQRLELKSAKDFATRLSIHVNHLNKVLKENTGKTTTELISDRLIHEAKILLKETDWNISEIAFSLGFEELAHFSNFFKKQTALSPLSFRI; this comes from the coding sequence ATGAAATCAAAATCAATAGACGAGTTTTATCAGGAAATATCGGGAGGCAATGATCAGGATTCAAGCGGATTATTGCCCAAAGACATTCAAAAAGAAATTGGTCATTTTAATGTTTTCAATATCAAGGAACTTTATGAAAGGTTGCAGGAAAAGTCTTTTATGCCCTATGACCGGAGAGCCTATTATAAAATAAGTTTGATCCGGGGGAAAAATAGGGTCGAGTATGCGGACCGCACAATTGATATAGAAAAACAGGCACTTTTGTTTGCTACGCCCAAAATCCCTTATAATTATCTTCCATTAGATACGCAGCAGTCAGGTCATTTTTGTGTTTTTACGGGTGAGTTTTTAACCAAAGATAAAAGCGGGATTGACTTGGATAGACTGCCTATTTTCCAAACAGATGGTTATCCTGTTTTTCAATTGACCGAAGAGGAAGCCTTTGCAATTGATTTGATTTTCAAAAAAATACATCAGGAAATCAATTCGGATTATGTGTATAAATACGATTTGATCCGGAATTATGTATCAGAACTGATTCATTTTGGGCAAAAGTTGCAACCGGTAACGGCTTTGTATTCCAAACACAATTCGGCCGCGAGAGTTTCTTCTTTGTTTCTGCAATTACTTGAAAGGCAGTTTCCTATTGAATCCCCACGGCAGCGTTTGGAGTTGAAGTCGGCCAAAGATTTCGCAACCCGTTTGTCCATTCACGTCAATCACCTCAATAAAGTTTTAAAGGAGAACACAGGCAAAACTACTACTGAATTAATCAGTGACCGATTAATCCACGAAGCCAAGATTTTATTGAAAGAAACCGATTGGAACATTTCGGAGATTGCTTTTTCGTTGGGTTTTGAAGAGTTGGCGCATTTCTCTAATTTTTTTAAAAAACAAACCGCCTTGTCGCCACTGTCTTTTCGCATTTAA